The genomic DNA CTCCTTCCAAATCGTTAAAATTGAAAAAATCGTTCGATTTGACAAAACCGTCAAAGAAACCTAGGAAAAACCTGGTTGCCTGGGTATAATATGCTTGTTTATGGTTACGGATTGGCTTGCTGTAGATGCCTTTTTGTCGTACGTTTTGGGGCTGGAGCGTTCCGCCTGCAGCTCTGATCATAGTTCGCGAAGGCCTATTTTTGTGTCCTTGGCGGAGCAAACAGATGAAACTTAATCCGGACAATCGCCTGCCTTTTTTTCGAGCGCGCCCGCATAAAACGCCTGAACGGCATTTGTGGGGTTGCGGCGAAATTCATTTTGACGCAAGAGGCCGCTTGTGCAACGGCCGATCGGGCTTTTCAATTGCGGAACTGATGCTGGTCGTTGCCATAGCGGGATTGATGGTTTCACTTGCTGCTCCTATTTTGCTTAGGTCGCTTGGCCGATCCAACACCGATTTCGCCGCCGATGAATTTATGTCCAGATTCTCTTCCGCCAGATCATACGCCATAAGCCGCAATACATATTCCAGGTTCATCATGGATCCTGCTAACAACAGCTATAGAATAAAGGTGTACGACCCCGCCACCTTAACATGGCAGGATGTAGAGCAGATTTTCCACCTGCCGGAAGGAATCTCATTCGCGGAAGGCATAACATTTCCCGGTATGGCGGCCACGTTTGATCCCTACGGCTCGCTCGATTACGGGGGAGAAGTGGCATTGGTGGACCAAAGCGGCTACTCGGTGAAGATGAAGGCATTCATCGCCAATGGTCAGTTGAACCGAACGGAGTGACAAATGAAACCGTACAGGCTTTTGCGGCATTCGGGATTTTCAATTATCGAAGTGCTGCTTGCATTGCTTGTTTTTATGATTGCGGCAATTGCTTTAACCCAGTTGATTGCAAGTTCCGCTGTCGAGTCTAGGGAATCCAGTATGCGGACGGCAGCCACTTACTTGGCCCACCAGAAAATCGAGGAGCTGCGAAACTTGGATTACGAATTGGTGGAGACTGGAAAAGACCTGGACGAATCAGGCAATCCCCTATCCATAGGACCGAACGGGCTGCCGCCGGGGATTTTTTACCGCAGTTGGGAGGTAACCGAGAACCAGCCCGTGGAAGGCACCAAAACCGTAGTGGTTACGGTCGAATGGAGCGAAAGGGGAAAGGATTACCACTTTACTGTTTCTACAATAGTGGGAAGGCCGTTCACTACGAGCTCCGGCTAGGGATAAGAAATATGAGATGCCAAATTGCGCTTAAAAAACATGGTTTCACGTTGGCTGAAGTTCTAATTGCATCGGTTGTATTGACCGTGCTTCTGGCCGCCTTCGCGCTTGTTTTCATTTACTCGCTGAATATCGGCGCGGCGACGCAGTCCAGGCTCAAGACTCAACAGGATCTAAGAGCCACTCTCGAGTACTTGTCGCGATTCATCAGACTTGCGGGTATTCAACCGGTTGATGTGGGTATGGAAGAAATCGAAGAGAATTACCTGACGTTCCAGTCGGACGTGGACGCGGACAGCGTTACGGACAGGTTCCAAATCAGATATTCCAGCGCCGACAAAACCGTCGTCCTTGAAAGGTGGTTCAAAAACGGG from bacterium includes the following:
- a CDS encoding prepilin-type N-terminal cleavage/methylation domain-containing protein codes for the protein MRCQIALKKHGFTLAEVLIASVVLTVLLAAFALVFIYSLNIGAATQSRLKTQQDLRATLEYLSRFIRLAGIQPVDVGMEEIEENYLTFQSDVDADSVTDRFQIRYSSADKTVVLERWFKNGTEFQSYGQPEVVMDNVASLVFTYFTADNVETTDPALVSAVRISISLIPTAGDNKSEAKMVGELEGSTLVYCPNLGMRL